In Lagopus muta isolate bLagMut1 chromosome 6, bLagMut1 primary, whole genome shotgun sequence, one DNA window encodes the following:
- the SAMD4A gene encoding protein Smaug homolog 1 isoform X1: protein MMFRDQVGVLAGWFKGWNECEQTVALLSLLKRVSRTQARFLQLCLEHSLADCTELHVLEGEANNPGIINQWQQESKDKVISLLLTHLPLLKPGNIEAKVEYMKLLPKILAHSIEHNQHIEESRQLLSYALIHPATSLEDRSALAMWLNHLEDRTSGTFGSQGRGRSDSVDYGQTHYYHQRQNSDDKLNGWQNSRDSGISVSASSWQDKNLACENGHLPLYSSSSVPTTINTIGTSTSTILSGQTHHSPLKRSVSLTPPMNVPNQPLGHGWMSHEDLRARGPQCIPSDHAPLSPQSSVASSGSGGSEHLEDQPSARNTFQEEGSGMKDVPAWLKSLRLHKYAALFSQMTYEEMMALTECQLEAQNVTKGARHKIVISIQKLKERQNLLKSLERDILEGGNLRVPLQELHQMILTPIKAYSSQISSPEEHSRDTDSHHPPALLGSDSQGSDGKDSAAGGMQQHHLPGCEGESGGGPLPEGDLPGQFTRVMGKVCTQLLVSRPDEENISSYLQLIDKCLIHEAFTEIQKKRLLSWKQQVQKLFRSFPRKSLLELSGYRQQRSRGFGQSNSLPTAGSAGAGLGRRNPRQFQIPSRNLPTARLGLLGPSGLLGTPQRSPATSPAILKQGRQNLWFANPGGSNSMPSRSHSSVQRTRSLPVHTSPQTMLMFQQPEFQVPVTEPDINNRLESLCLSMTEHALSDGVDRTSTI from the exons GAATCATTAACCAATGGCAACAGGAATCCAAGGATAAAGTGATATCCCTATTGTTAACCCACCTGCCTTTACTGAAGCCCGGAAACATCGAAGCGAAAGTCGAATACATGAAACTCTTGCCTAAAATCCTTGCCCACTCGATCGAACACAACCAACACATCGaggagagcaggcagctgttgtcCTACGCCTTGATCCACCCGGCCACCTCACTGGAGGACCGCAGCGCTCTGGCCATGTGGCTCAACCACCTGGAGGACCGCACGTCGGGGACCTTTGGCAGCCAGGGCAGGGGCCGTTCGGACTCTGTGGACTACGGGCAGACTCACTACTATCACCAAAGACAGAACTCCGATGATAAACTCAACGGATGGCAAAACTCTCGAGACTCGGGCATAAGCGTCAGCGCTTCCAGCTGGCAGGACAAAAACCTGGCCTGCGAGAACGGCCATCTGCCCCTctactcctcctcctccgtCCCCACCACCATCAACACCATCGGCACTAGCACAAGCACCA ttctctcagGCCAGACACACCACAGCCCTTTGAAACGCTCTGTGTCCCTTACCCCACCCATGAATGTGCCAAACCAGCCTCTAGGACATGGATGGATGTCTCATGAGGACTTACGAGCTAGAGGACCCCAGTGCATCCCTTCCGATCATGCCCCCCTGTCTCCACAAAGCAGTGTAGCCTCTTCGGGAAGTGGTGGGAGTGAACATTTAGAAGATCAGCCTTCCGCTCGTAACACATTCCAGGAGGAAGGGAGTGGTATGAAAG ATGTTCCAGCCTGGCTGAAGAGTCTCCGGCTGCACAAGTACGCCGCGCTCTTCTCACAGATGACGTACGAGGAGATGATGGCCCTCACTGAATGCCAGCTCGAGGCACAA AACGTTACCAAAGGCGCAAGACACAAAATAGTCATCAGCATCCAAAAgctaaaagaaagacaaaacctGCTCAAATCATTAGAAAGG GACATCCTGGAAGGTGGCAACCTGCGTGTCCCGCTGCAGGAACTACACCAAATGATCCTCACCCCCATCAAAGCCTACTCTTCCCAAATCTCCAGCCCGGAGGAGCACAGCCGGGACACGGACTCACATCATCCCCCCGCCCTGCTGGGCTCAGACAGCCAGGGCTCCGATGGCAAGGACTCTGCAGCGGGGGGCATGCAGCAGCATCACCTGCCGGGCTGTGAGGGCGAGTCGGGGGGAGGCCCTTTGCCTGAAGGTGACCTGCCTGGACAGTTCACAAGGGTGATGGGGAAAG TGTGCACACAACTTTTAGTTTCCCGACCAGATGAAGAGAATATAAGCTCCTATTTACAGCTTATAGACAAATGTCTAATACATGAG GCGTTTACAGAGATACAGAAGAAACGGCTGTTGTCATGGAAACAGCAGGTGCAAAAACTCTTTAGGTCTTTCCCTCGGAAATCCCTCCTGGAGCTGTCAGGCTATCGGCAGCAGCGGAG CCGAGGCTTTGGGCAGTCCAACTCCTTACCTACAGCCGGATCCGccggggcagggctgggcagacGAAACCCCCGCCAGTTCCAGATCCCCTCCCGCAACCTCCCCACTGCCcgcctggggctgctgggtcCCAGTGGGCTGCTGGGCACCCCACAGCGCAGCCCTGCCACCAGCCCTGCCATCCTCAAGCAAGGCAGACAG AATCTCTGGTTTGCCAACCCTGGGGGCAGCAACAGCATGCCCAGCAGGAgccacagctcagtgcagaggACGCGCTCGCTGCCGGTGCACACCTCCCCGCAGACCATGCTGATGTTCCAGCAGCCAG AGTTCCAGGTGCCGGTGACTGAACCTGACATCAACAACAGGCTGGAGTCCCTGTGCCTGAGCATGACGGAGCACGCGCTCAGCG ACGGTGTCGACCGGACCTCCACCATCTAG